Proteins found in one Lachancea thermotolerans CBS 6340 chromosome C complete sequence genomic segment:
- the ETR1 gene encoding enoyl-[acyl-carrier-protein] reductase (similar to uniprot|P38071 Saccharomyces cerevisiae YBR026C ETR1 2-enoyl thioester reductase member of the medium chain dehydrogenase/reductase family localized to in mitochondria where it has a probable role in fatty acid synthesis) yields MKPFISGKRFLSGKVPASFKSLVYSSHDAEDCTKVLSLHQYAAKAPSESSIVLRTLAFPINPSDINQLEGVYPSKPKKTLELGTKEPSAIAGNEGVFEVVHLPQGVRGLSVGDMVIPLQANFGTWSTFRTCQDASQLVKIEACDKLAAATIAVNGCTAYQLLNNYVKWDKNGNEWLVQNAGTSSVSKIVTQLARLQNIKTLSVIRDRDNFEEVARDLETKFGATKVISESQNNDKVFGKETLPSILGPEARVKLALNSVGGKSSSSIARKLETDATMLTYGGMSKMPVVLPTSLHIFKGLKSLGFWVTRNSLLDPENKRQTVECVAKLYADGKLLSPKEEARVLEWDVHNMSDQEVLELIKKGIKEKGKKNIVCLKW; encoded by the coding sequence GGTGCTGTCACTGCACCAGTACGCGGCCAAGGCGCCGTCAGAGAGCTCCATAGTGCTCCGGACGCTCGCGTTCCCCATCAACCCCTCCGATATTAACCAGCTGGAGGGTGTGTACCCTTCGAAGCCCAAAAAGACTCTCGAGCTGGGCACGAAGGAGCCCAGCGCGATCGCGGGCAATGAAGGTGTGTTCGAAGTGGTGCATCTGCCGCAGGGCGTGCGCGGGCTGAGCGTTGGCGACATGGTGATTCCGCTGCAGGCGAACTTCGGGACATGGTCCACGTTCCGGACTTGCCAGGACGCGTCACAGCTGGTGAAAATCGAGGCGTGCGACAAGCTGGCGGCCGCGACGATAGCGGTCAACGGTTGCACCGCGTACCAGCTGCTGAATAATTATGTCAAATGGGACAAAAACGGCAATGAGTGGCTGGTGCAGAACGCGGGCACCTCGTCGGTTTCGAAAATCGTGACGCAGCTGGCGCGGCTGCAGAACATCAAGACGCTGAGCGTGATCCGCGACCGCGACaacttcgaagaagttgcgcGCGACCTGGAAACGAAGTTCGGCGCGACCAAGGTCATCTCGGAGTCGCAGAACAACGACAAAGTATTCGGAAAGGAGACTCTTCCGTCGATCCTGGGGCCCGAAGCCCGCGTGAAACTTGCGCTGAACTCCGTCGGTGGCAAGTCTAGCTCGTCAATTGCACGGAAGCTGGAGACAGACGCCACGATGCTGACATACGGCGGGATGTCCAAGATGCCGGTTGTGCTGCCCACTTCGCTCCATATATTCAAGGGCTTGAAAAGTCTAGGCTTCTGGGTCACACGCAACTCGCTCCTCGACcctgaaaacaaaagacaGACGGTCGAGTGCGTTGCCAAGCTGTACGCGGATGGCAAGCTTTTGTCacccaaagaagaagcacGCGTGCTGGAGTGGGACGTTCACAATATGTCCGACCAAGAAGTGTTggagctcatcaagaagggcatcaaggagaaaggcaagaagaacatcgTGTGCTTGAAATGGTGA
- the CSG2 gene encoding mannosylinositol phosphorylceramide synthase regulatory subunit (similar to uniprot|P35206 Saccharomyces cerevisiae YBR036C CSG2 Endoplasmic reticulum membrane protein required for mannosylation of inositolphosphorylceramide and for growth at high calcium concentrations), with protein sequence MRIALWLTAVLGYVVQIKCISHIYSTSVQGTLDVLYFLFAHCSSWILVAPLTQVYYYVRYGKTNRREIWNMGFWVAIQDYNIGSDAEAQMQGASKVGRQVKRALQFAILAGLISIAGYTFLMSLNLSPALDIAIIHNTSMFEIVSLLLVVTGLASRRHLLQNFLMMVVILIGILIVSYTKATCDVLSGKLSINQDTGELNDPFLFDRLKGALICGLGALTIGPVFVLWSKWTANAKNTKEGAIRPFTASRDRNFVSNCEISLVGVFNLMILGTALLVCGKGGSGSQTVMYKSEWILVSIFAGHLPMVVATVHLSRRVSPIFTSTCFIGCIVFTALADWIAESAQSIITRWEVIGYLMVSITGIFLGRRYLATARFK encoded by the coding sequence ATGCGTATCGCGTTATGGCTTACAGCTGTGCTTGGCTATGTCGTGCAAATAAAATGTATATCGCACATTTACTCAACATCTGTCCAAGGAACACTGGATGTTCTGTACTTCCTGTTCGCACACTGCTCTTCGTGGATTTTGGTAGCGCCTCTCACCCAGGTGTACTATTACGTGAGATATGGCAAGACAAACAGGCGCGAAATCTGGAATATGGGTTTCTGGGTGGCCATTCAGGACTACAACATAGGGAGCGATGCCGAAGCACAGATGCAAGGAGCATCAAAGGTCGGAAGGCAAGTCAAGCGCGCTCTTCAGTTCGCCATCCTCGCTGGCCTGATATCAATCGCCGGCTACACCTTCCTTATGTCACTGAACCTGTCGCCGGCGCTCGACATCGCCATAATCCACAACACATCGATGTTCGAGATCGTGTCGCTGCTTTTGGTCGTGACCGGACTGGCGTCGAGAAGgcatctgcttcaaaactttttgatgatggTGGTGATTCTGATTGGGATCTTGATCGTGTCGTATACCAAGGCAACGTGCGACGTTTTGTCGGGCAAACTCTCAATCAACCAAGACACCGGCGAGCTGAATGACCCTTTCCTTTTTGATAGACTAAAGGGCGCGCTCATATGCGGATTGGGCGCTCTAACGATAGGCCCCGTCTTTGTCTTGTGGAGCAAATGGACCGCCAACGCTAAGAACACAAAGGAGGGAGCCATCCGCCCCTTCACCGCTAGCCGTGACAGAAACTTCGTGTCGAACTGTGAAATCAGCTTGGTCGGTGTCTTCAACCTAATGATTCTCGGCACAGCCCTGCTGGTGTGCGGCAAGGGCGGCTCCGGTAGCCAAACCGTCATGTACAAGTCTGAGTGGATCTTGGTATCCATATTCGCAGGGCATTTGCCAATGGTTGTAGCCACTGTTCACTTGTCTAGGAGGGTGTCTCCAATATTCACATCGACATGTTTCATCGGCTGCATTGTATTCACCGCCTTGGCTGACTGGATAGCGGAAAGCGCGCAAAGTATTATTACGAGGTGGGAAGTTATCGGCTACCTTATGGTGTCGATAACAGGCATATTTTTAGGTCGTCGTTACTTGGCCACAGCCAGGTTTAAGTAA
- the INO4 gene encoding Ino4p (similar to uniprot|P13902 Saccharomyces cerevisiae YOL108C INO4 Transcription factor required for derepression of inositol-choline-regulated genes involved in phospholipid synthesis forms a complex with Ino2p that binds the inositol-choline-responsive element through a basic helix-loop-helix domain), producing MTNSTAPSDTGADPADQRKRKRASRESSLSEDQKRQNHVSSEQRRRQAMRQTYDTLVDIVPDLTSAQSRSELQIYAKSYNYLVWLYERNRALREQLERKTGSSAPQHLAWEMPQ from the exons ATGACCAACTCTACGGCACCTTCTGATACAGGTGCCGACCCAGCTGATCAACGAAAGAGGAAGCGAGCCTCGCGTGAAAGTTCACTGTCAGAAGACCAGAAACGTCAAAATCATGTGTCGTCAGAACAACGGCGGCGCCAGGCGATGCGCCAGACTTACGACACCCTAGTTGACATAGTCCCGGATCTGACGTCTGCTCAGAGCAGATCAGAACTACAAATTTACGCCAAAA GCTATAACTACCTAGTTTGGCTCTACGAGCGAAACCGTGCTCTGCGGGAGCAGCTCGAGCGGAAGACTGGCTCCAGCGCCCCGCAGCACCTGGCGTGGGAGATGCCACAGTAG
- a CDS encoding uncharacterized protein (similar to uniprot|Q12239 Saccharomyces cerevisiae YOL107W Hypothetical ORF), translating into MHYRSKIFEINVPPSVLNARDLPNATALLTAAYIVFTLSLWWVKWSYPSLEANADATRAPVFSPILQLVPAQTLYDPWSLVLSNLVDVKWWKIGVDLLNLVVGGSFIERNWNSSWELVRFLLVIGSVSNLVVVLVTILSSAVFPKVRLDTPLDGNYTMLVGFCIVYKQLIPETTIFHIRNLPLVSKNFRFKLLPIFVLVVSTVTQLMFLRHFSELLSIWVTFLCSWVYLRFFQVLPPAITGAASRSLVGDASDTFQLIYFFPDIIKPFLSPIFNMCYWVFCVKLRIREPFNEDDVDTGNSLAEQRGAKVITSQVEERRRKLALQVLQERGTV; encoded by the coding sequence ATGCATTACAGGTCaaagatctttgaaataaACGTTCCACCTTCAGTACTAAATGCTAGGGACCTTCCAAATGCCACTGCACTTCTCACTGCTGCGTACATAGTGTTCACGCTAAGCCTGTGGTGGGTTAAATGGAGTTACCCCTCGTTGGAAGCCAATGCCGATGCTACCCGTGCTCCAGTTTTCTCTCCAATCCTGCAACTCGTCCCAGCCCAGACTCTCTACGACCCTTGGTCGCTTGTGCTGTCAAATCTAGTCGACGTCAAATGGTGGAAGATAGGCGTAGACTTGCTAAACCTGGTGGTTGGGGGCTCGTTCATTGAGCGCAATTGGAACAGCTCCTGGGAACTCGTACGCTTCCTGCTCGTGATAGGGTCGGTCTCGAACTTAGTCGTGGTTCTAGTTACCATCTTGTCCAGCGCcgtttttccaaaagtGCGGCTGGACACTCCCTTGGACGGAAACTACACTATGCTTGTGGGGTTCTGTATAGTTTACAAGCAGCTGATTCCTGAGACAACCATCTTCCACATTCGAAACCTACCTCTAGTGTCCAAAAACTTTAGATTCAAGCTGCTCCCGATCTTTGTCCTAGTGGTTTCCACCGTCACTCAACTGAtgtttcttcgtcatttCTCAGAACTCCTTTCCATATGGGTTACATTTCTGTGCTCCTGGGTCTACTTAAGGTTTTTTCAAGTCCTGCCTCCAGCAATAACGGGCGCCGCGTCTAGGAGCTTAGTTGGCGACGCCTCTGACACGTTCCAGCTAATCTACTTTTTCCCCGACATCATAAAGCCCTTTCTGAGCCCAATATTCAATATGTGCTACTGGGTCTTTTGTGTTAAGCTCCGCATCAGGGAGCCTTTTAACGAGGATGACGTTGACACAGGGAACTCACTTGCGGAGCAGCGCGGTGCCAAGGTAATTACAAGCCAGGTCgaggaaagaagaaggaaactGGCTCTGCAGGTTTTACAAGAAAGAGGCACTGTTTGA